One Streptomyces sp. CNQ-509 DNA window includes the following coding sequences:
- a CDS encoding co-chaperone GroES produces MLHDRVLVRTDSAEGERRSSGGIVIPATAAVGRRLTWAEVVATGQNVRTVEPGDRVLFDPEDRGEVEVRGVGYVLLRERDLHAVASERLEGTEDSTGLYL; encoded by the coding sequence ATGCTCCACGACCGGGTGCTCGTCCGTACCGACTCCGCGGAGGGCGAGCGCCGGTCGAGCGGCGGCATCGTCATCCCCGCGACCGCGGCCGTGGGCCGGAGGCTGACCTGGGCCGAAGTGGTGGCCACGGGGCAGAACGTGCGGACGGTCGAGCCGGGGGACCGGGTGCTGTTCGACCCGGAGGACCGCGGCGAGGTCGAGGTGCGGGGCGTGGGCTACGTGCTGCTGCGCGAGCGCGACCTGCACGCGGTCGCCTCGGAGCGGCTGGAGGGCACCGAGGACTCGACCGGCCTGTACCTGTAA
- a CDS encoding multidrug efflux SMR transporter, whose translation MAWILLLAAGLLEVGWAIGMKYTEGFTRLWPSVFTIAGIAASMMLLAQAAKTLPIGTAYGVWVGIGAGGAALLGMVVLGEPATVARVFFVALLLVAVVGLRATSGH comes from the coding sequence ATGGCCTGGATTCTGCTGCTCGCCGCCGGCCTGCTCGAAGTGGGCTGGGCGATCGGCATGAAGTACACCGAAGGCTTCACCCGCCTCTGGCCCAGCGTGTTCACCATCGCCGGCATCGCCGCGAGCATGATGCTGCTCGCGCAGGCCGCGAAGACGCTGCCCATCGGCACCGCGTACGGCGTGTGGGTGGGCATCGGTGCCGGCGGCGCGGCGCTGCTCGGCATGGTGGTGCTGGGCGAGCCCGCGACGGTGGCGCGGGTGTTCTTCGTCGCCCTGCTGCTGGTCGCCGTGGTCGGGCTGAGGGCGACGTCGGGGCACTGA